The Archocentrus centrarchus isolate MPI-CPG fArcCen1 chromosome 1, fArcCen1, whole genome shotgun sequence genome includes the window TGTAAAACTTGTTCTCTTCCCCCAAGAAGTGAATTCATTATAATTATCACTTTCATTTACAGAAAGTCAAGGATATGTCAATCAAGCTGGGTAATGAGTTGAAGATCCGCGTCAAACCTAGTGAGAACTGCGAGAGGTAAGTCAGCTGTCAGACGAACAGATTTAGTTATCGGTCAGGAGGAAGTGAGCCAAGTTCATGTTCCATCCACTCCTTTCCTTCTTCCCGTCTCTGTTGCAGTTTTGCCATCAACATCGGTCACGATCCTGAGAACATCGCAATGCACTTCAACCCCCGctttagcagcaacaacatCGTCTACAACTCTTTGTCCGGGGGATGCTGGGGCGATGAGATGCACGACGGGAACTTCCCATTCGCTCGTGGAGAGGAATGCAAGGTTTGTTGGTACAGTATGAAGGCACATGGCATGGCAATCTGAAAACTGTTTAGTGTAGCATATTTAATCATCGGCATACAATGCACTTTGATGAAGTATGAATTGGTTGAAGAAGTGAGGCTTTTACACGCATGACCACAGCCAGTTTAAGATAATGGCCAATGCTTGAAACACGCTGCTCgagaacacaaagaacaaaggtCACTGAACTGACTCAGCAGTGCCAGCTTCTCACTGTAAATGAAAACTCATATGAGCTCACTATATCTCAATATTCTATATCAGTTAACTAAGACAGATGatattttaacaaatattaaaataaagtaCTACACCCTGCATTTACAAGCTGTTACAATTTCGTTGCCCTTAAGGGCGTAATTAATGGGTTTGGTCTCTGTGGTGTACACTGCAAGGTCAACAGGTAATCACGAAGCGCTTTATAGCCTCGTAAAACTTAATAGCTGCTGAGAAAGATAGTCCCCTGATATTTCTAGAGGAGTATTTTCTGTCAAAACCACAGCTTCATTCATCCTTTTGGTTGTGTAATAATGAAATTAAAGGGATAGTATCGTTTCTTAGAAATGGACTTGCATGAAGTGCTTTATCTATAGTCGGTGTATTATCTGTAGATAGCAGCGTGCATGGCCCCACCTGGGAGAAGCAGGCAGGTGTAACAGCACGTAACTTCAATACACTGTGGACAGAGTCAGCAGCAAAATATATCAAATcaatatcattttttaaaatttggaaGGTGTTTCCAGTTTTATCATGCCTTCAGGCAGCCCTTTCCAATGGGGAGATGAAGCAGTTATACTCTATGCTCTCCACAAAGCTCCACGACTACTACTTTaacagaaacagtcatttaGCTTCAGAGAACACTAGAGTCACTTTTCTTCCACTGCCTGATCAAATGACTCTGCTGATTTAATTCAGAACCCAGCTAACCCAATAAGACACCAGTATAGAGTCAGGAGCAGACAACAGCTCCTGTGTTCTGTGGTGTAAACTCAGCCTATTTTTGCCAAAGGACTCCAGAGGCTTTGAAGAGAGCAAAGGGATGTTTGATAGAAAGGTAAACCAGTGAGACCCTTCAAAATATAGTGGGCATAATACTTCTTTGTGGATGCACACGTGTACAACTGGGGGCACAAATGCGCTTGAGTGATCCTATTGAACAATTTTTGCATCTGCTTGGATGACACGGGCACTTTAGCTAATCTTGATATGGTATTTtaagtgggtctttttttttttttatagatggCTAAAATAAGTCTTGCAACTGACTGCATCCACAGCAGCTTAGGTTCTGTCCCTGCACTTTTGGCTGGTTTAACAAAAAATGTGCAGCAGATGAAATATCTCATACAAACTCACTCAAGGGAAACCAAACTGTCCCTTTAACTAAAAGATAAATGTATTTtacctctctctttttcctccctcttGCTTTTTCTTACTCATGTCAGTTTTACATCAGCTTCAACAACGAGCAGTTTTACATCAAACTTCCCGATGGCACCATGATAAACTTCCCCAACCGCCTGGGAGATGTCAAGTACAAGTACTTCGATGTAAGCGGTGACGCAAGGATCGTTGGCATCAAGCTCAAGTAGAGGCTGACCTCTTCTTAAGCCGTGACCCTTCACCTGTCTACCTTTTGCTTGTTGCTAAAAGAGTCTCATGTTTTACATAACTGAGCCCAGGCCTCACTGTTCATCTTTTGNNNNNNNNNNNNNNNNNNNNNNNNNNNNNNNNNNNNNNNNNNNNNNNNNNNNNNNNNNNNNNNNNNNNNNNNNNNNNNNNNNNNNNNNNNNNNNNNNNNNAAATAAGAGCAGGGGACTGTCCATGAGTAAATCGATCATGCATGGTGCAGATGGATAAATGACATAACAATGTTAAAATGAGCCATCAAATTACTAATGTGCCAGCCCAATACAAGTCTACATGTGGAAAACACTGTATAACCAAATACTGAATGAACAGATAACTCCCAGACTCCCAGATTTTACCAACATGTCCATTGACCTGAATTCAACAGAGCACCTTAGGAATATTTGAAAGTGAAATGTAGAACAACAAAACTCCTGCAGGAAAGAGCAGCTAAAAAAAGAACCTGTGAAGAATTTCATAAAATCAGCCCATAAGTTTGTGCCAGACTGGATTCCTCTTGTCTAAGACACAGGTGTCAAACTCCCAGCCCCACCCCCTACTTCCAGTCCATGAATTGATGTCAAAGACATTGTACTCAAATAACCTGGCATTCAATTACagcaaaaccaaacagccaACTTATGCAGCTAACAAGGCAAGTGAAAATTTCTAATGACTCTCTTTCCTACACCACAGAACCTCTCCTCACATATTTTTACCTGACTTCTAGGAAATCCTGCTCGCCCACACGTCGACGGATGAGGTAGTCCCGAATCTTTCCGCCAGTGTCTGTCCTTTCTCTCAGCAGGATTAAATCAGCCTCAGTCTGTTCACACAGTGACTGCACCGTGGCTACTGACGCCTCCATGTCTTTTTCATCCAGACCATAATCACCTCCATCTAAACACAGAgtaggaggaagaaaggagttACTCTGATGCAGGACAGAGTGGGAGCAATGTATCATTTAATGTATGCTTTTAGAAAAAGCAATTTCAGGAGAAGCCACACCCTTGGAATATTGGTATCTTCACTGTTAACAGTGCGACACAGGAATGTTAGTAACATGTAATATGACAACTGGGAGGACAAATGCCAACCTAGAAGCagaagaaagagggaaaaacagGTGGTGTTTAAAGAAAAGATGGGAATAGGTGTAGAGAAATAAGAACACTTCAATTACTGAGGCCACAGCAATTCCCAAAATAACTGAACCACAAGCAGCTTTCAAGAGAAGCaggattatagttttttttctttcttttttttctctaaacactGCATGCAGATGTATCTTATAGTAACTCTACATTTTCAAAGAAACCTATTTATCTGCTAAACAGGTAAAGAATTTTTCATTAATCCACCAGTCACTACCTTTATGGCCAGAGTAGCTATAATTGGTGCCTGCCCCGTCCACTAAATGCAACTATGTTTGACTGACAAACAGCCATGTCAGCAAACCAGTCAGTTCCATGTCCAACCAGTCAGACGGCCATCTGTACTGATATTTTCTATGTACTACTGCACTAGTGACAGTGTCTGTGCTGACCATGGATAAAGTGACACCCTCCTACATACTCTGGGTCAGACATGTGTGCTGAGCAGAGgacttcagaataaaagctaaACAGCAAACAAATTGGATTAGCTGTCTGGGAGGCCCAGAAGTGATGACACTGCTACAACACAATAGTGACTCAACATTTTACTGAAATATACTTATAAAACTACTTTCCCTAACAGTTTctatggaaattaaattatatttgCTGTACCCTTTAGCCATATGTATGAATATATGTTTATGGATAGTTAATATGTTCTAGATGCCAGGGGCCTGACATGATGTAATTGTAGATTTTTCCTTTGTCTTTCAGGTTTCAGCCTATTCTAAAAATAATGCGCCTGCTAAAAGTCTTTGGTGCCACCTATGGGATATgccgaacacacacacacatcagatgACTGTAAAGATAACCTCAAACCTTAAGTCCTAAATTAATATTTCCTGCCATTAATCAATAAGATACATTTTCCTGGTGCTGACAGATGATTTAGAATAAAAATCTAACTTGTCAATAGTTGAAACTGAATATTAACTGCCTgccttttgtgtatttttttgccACGTTACCCTATTTTATGATCTATatcagggctgcagctattgAATATTTTAATAGTCGAGTATTCTACTGATTATTCCATGGAGTAGTCGAGCAATCTGGTAAGAAAtgcttttgtcttattaacaatcaataataaatactcaaaacagaaaaaacatagGTCTATTCAAATAAACTGCTTGTTGcaatttctaaaatggaaaccaatgttttaatagtttaactgcAAACAATATCTGCCAAAAGAACTAAACCCTTTCATTGTGTTTACATACCATATTAAAATCTCATTTTGTGAAGAAAACACTTtcttaaatacaaaaataaataaggcatacacacaaacaaaaatgaagcataaAATAAATACCCTTTCCTCTTGGAAGGCTTTTTTGAATTAGTAGgaggcaaaaataaattaattaattaaaaaaaaactgttctgaCAGCGTTGTATCTCCTGGATGAGGTAGAtttggtgtgtgttcatgtgtatgCGAGTATATCAGCATTTTTACCTGTCTGTCCTGTGCTTTGATGCAACGTTTCCCGCTGCAGAAAGCAGACATTCTCATGGTGTAGATATTAATAATTACTatcaataatttattttaacaataattcAGCATCCAGCCTAACAGCACAGGGTCAATGACTCAGAGTTTTACTGTCCCGTGTATAATTTTACTGGccttaagaagaaaaaaacattttttaatattttaaaatgtaagaatCTAATAGAATATAATtagtataatttatttatatttatattaatcaGAATATGCTAAATAATGTTACTAATGCCTTGAAATGAATATGGTCTCGTACACCCTCTGGACCCCTTTAATCTTTTACTCACGTGTggtcctaaatacgtttctactgcaggtctttTTAgttgctaatgtgggtgaaacactCATGTTTACATGGTCAGCTCTACAGAGTCCTGCATTAAACGAGGCATTGAAGCCAAAAATTTCCATTCACTAATTTTTGCAATCGAGATATTCAAGTTACTcaaggaatcgttgcagccctaatctaTATATATTACTGAAATTCAACAGAAGTTGCTAACTCTTACCTGAGCCCATCCCAACCACATAGATTGTCTCTCCGCAGCCTTCATCTATCCGCTCCCTCAAGTGTCTTAGTAATGAGTCATACTGTTCCCCCGTTGGACTCACAAGGACCAGCTGAAAGGTTAGAGACAGCAGACAAGACAATAGCTAAAGATCTGCAAAAGTCAGACAGGGCAAACAAAGTTAAGTCTTCACTGAGTGTGTATAGTGTAAGTCAGTACCTCAACAAGTAATAAGTATTTGCTATGTATTCTATACacagtaaagttttttttttctggttcagTCTGGATGCAGGATGCTTCAGGATGCGCCATTCAACAATATAAAAGTGACTGCAAAGTTTGCACATACAATAGATGTACCACATGTCTAGTATCCTGCCGGCTGGATGTAATTACATATGGAGTGCAAAATACTGTACGTGTCACTTTCTAGGCTGTTGCATAGCCAGCATAAAATGCACCGTGCGAAACTTTCAGGCAGCTTGGATATAGTAATATTACTATGTTACTACGTGGCATTCATCCACAGAATtaaaacagagagacaacaAAAACTGTGCTCATTAAAACATAACGTTTCAACGTGCAATTTAACAATGAGGCCCACCTTGCTACTTAAGTCTAAATGATCCGCGGGCTCTCCGTTTGTACCCTCGCCGTCTTCAAAGCCGTCTCCGCCGCACGGATCCTCGGTACAACCCCGGTCCGGTGCAAACATACAAGCAGGTACTATGGACTCCGCTGCTGGTACTGTACCCGGGCGTAACGCTGGTTCTGTC containing:
- the LOC115784957 gene encoding galectin-2-like: MKVKDMSIKLGNELKIRVKPSENCESFAINIGHDPENIAMHFNPRFSSNNIVYNSLSGGCWGDEMHDGNFPFARGEECKFYISFNNEQFYIKLPDGTMINFPNRLGDVKYKYFDVSGDARIVGIKLK
- the LOC115789018 gene encoding GTP-binding protein 1-like translates to MASLTATEPALRPGTVPAAESIVPACMFAPDRGCTEDPCGGDGFEDGEGTNGEPADHLDLSSKLVLVSPTGEQYDSLLRHLRERIDEGCGETIYVVGMGSDGGDYGLDEKDMEASVATVQSLCEQTEADLILLRERTDTGGKIRDYLIRRRVGEQDFLEVR